GGCGTGCAGCGTCAGCGAGGCCAGCACGCTCGAAAGGTTGACGATCCGCCCGGCCGGCGACTTGCGGATCAGCGGCAGCAGCTCCTGCGTCAGGGCGACCACGGAGAAGAAGTTCGTCTCGAAGACCTTGCGGAGGATCTCCGGCTTGACGGTGGTCGTCGTGTTGACTCCGCCCGGGGCCCCGAAATCGGCGTCGTCGAGCATGATGCCGGCGTTGTTGACGAGGACGTCGAGCTTGACGTAGCGGTCCGCCAGGAAGCGGGCGATCTCACGATGGTCCTCCGGCCGGGTCACGTCGAACCGCACGGGTTCCACCTTCTTGATCCCCTCGGACCTGAGCTTCTCGGCCGCGGCGCGGCCGTTCGCCTCGTCGCGGCTGCCCAGGACGACGGTGAAGCCCAGCTCTCCGAGCCCGCGAGCCGTCTCCAGCCCGATCCCCTTGTTCGCACCCGTGATGAACGCGACTTTCCCTTCACTCGCCATTTCCATCCTCCGCTGAGCCGACCGGCCTCGATCGGGTCATGGGGCCGGCCGGAACGCCCGCTTGACCGCCTGCTTTCCGATGCATATACAGATATTATGGAAGACGTCAAACGGAAAGCCGTCAAGGGCCCTCGCCGACCGGTCGCCACCCCGTGCCTGTGTGCGGCCCTCCGCCAGGCATCGCGCGCGGTGACGCGGCTCTACGACTCGGAGTTCCGCGGCTCCGGCATGCGGGTCACCCAGTTCACCTTGCTGAGCCTGCTCGAACGGTCGGGCGAGATCGGGCAGGGCGACCTCGGCGAATTGGCCTCGCTCGACGGGACGACCCTGACGCGCAGCCTGCGTCCCCTCGAACGGAGCGGCTGGGTGGCGGTCCAGGCCGGCGCCGATCGACGCCAGCGCCGGGTCGCGATCACCCAGGCTGGGAAGGCCAAGCTCGACCAGGTCCGCCCCGCCTGGCGGAAGGTCCAGGAGCGACTACACAAATCGCTGCCGGATGGGACCTGGGATTCGCTCTTCGCGGCCTTGCCGGAAGTCACGCAGGCCGCTCGCTAAACGATCCGGCAGAGGTTCGGCAAGATGAAGGGGCCGCGCGCGATTCCACGCGATCCCGATCGAAGGCGGTTCGATGCCTTTTCCGGCGTCCGCCCGCCGACGCGACCGTGTATCTTTATCGGAACATCGGTCAGGTCGCGAAGCCGCGACGCGGCCGGAACGCGGACCGGGCCACCGGCACACAGAACCCAAGCGAAAAGAGGTGAGACATGACGGGCCTCCAGATTTTCACGCTGATCCACGTGGCGATCAGCCTGGCCGGGATCGCCTCGGGCTTCGTGGTGCTGTGCGGGCTGCTGGCGGGCAAGCGTCTCGACGGCTGGACCGCGTTCTTCCTGGCGACGACGGTCGCCACGAGCGTGACCGGTTTCGGCTTCCCCTACCACGGCTTCACGCCGGGTATCGCCCTCGGGATCCTCTCGCTGGTCCTGCTGGCGGGCGCGATCTACGCCCGGTACGCCCGACGCCTCGCGGGCCCCTGGCGACCCGCCTACGTCGTCACCGCCGTGGCGGCCCTCTATTTCAACGTCTTCGTGCTGATCGTCCAGTCGTTCCAGAAGGTGCCGGCCCTCAAAGCCCTGGCCCCGACCCAGTCCGAACGGCCCTTCGCCGTGGCGCAGCTGCTGACGCTGGTGGCGTTCCTGACCCTCGGTTACATGGCCGCCGTGAGGTTCCGCGACCGCGCCGTCGAAGTCATTTCGTAAGTCGTCCGTATAAGCTCGTCGCGACCAGGGGATTTTCCTTCGACGACTCCTGCACAGCCCCCGGTGCGGCGAGTCGGCGCGGTGTATAATCGCGGCCCGACCGCTCCCCACACCGCCCGAGGCCGCACCATGCGCAGCTCGATCTTCTTGTTCATCCTCGTCCTCGCTCCTTCGATCGCCCGGCCGCAGGCGGCCCCACCTCCCGGAGATCCGGCCCGGGCCGAACCAGGTTGGTTCAAGGGCAACCTCCATACCCACTCGCTCTGGAGCGACGGCGACGACTACCCGGAGATGATCGTCGACTGGTACGCCCACCGGGGCTACCAGTTCCTCGCGCTCTCGGACCACAACGTCCTGGGCCAGGGCGAGAAGTGGATGAGCGTGGCCGCCGCGAACGGCCGGGCCAGGCATGACGCGTTCGATCTGTACCTCAAGCGGTTCGGCGAAGCCTGGGTCGAGACCCGCACCGAGAAGGACGACCGACAAGTCCGGCTGAAGCCCCTGAGCGAGTATCGGACGCTCTTCGAACAGCCTGGGCGGTTCCTGCTCATCCAGGGCGAGGAACTCACCGACCGGTTCGAGTCCAAGCCGATCCACATGAACGCGACCAACCTGCTCGAACTGATCAAGCCGCAGGGGGGCAAGAGCGTCGTCGACGTCATGACCAACGACCTCGCCGCGGTGGAGGAGCAGTCGAAGCGACTGGGACGCCCGATCCTGGGCCATCTGAATCACCCCAACTTCGGCTACGCCATCACGGCCGAAGAGCTGGCGATGGTCACCCGGGAGCGGTTCTTCGAGGTCTACAACGGCCACAACGACGTCCACCACCAAGGCGACGAGCACCACGTGGGCGTCGAGCGGATGTGGGACGTGATCAACACCCTGCGGATCGGCGAGATGGGGGCCGCGCCGGTCTACGGCCTGGCGACCGACGACTCGCACCATTATTTCGACAAGGGCGGCGCCTCGCCGGGCCGGGGCTGGGTCATGGTCCGGAGCCGATTCTTGACGCCCGAGTCGATCGTCAAGGGGATCCAGGCGGGCGACTTCTACGCTTCCAGCGGCGTCGCCTTGAAGTCGATCGCCTACGCCGCCGAGAACCGGACGCTGAGCCTGGAGATCGAACCCCGGGGCGAGGCGCGCTACACGACGCAGTTCGTCGGCACGCCCAGAAACTACGACCGCACGCGGAAGCCCGTCATGGGCCAGGACGGCAAGCCGCTGGCGGTCACCCAGCGCTATTCCGACGATGTGGGCAAGGTCCTGGCGACCGTCGAGGGGGCCACGGCCTCTTACCGGCTGACCGGCGACGAGCTCTACGTCCGTGCGGTCGTCACATCCGATCATCCGCCCGAGAACCCCTCCTTCCCGGGCCAGAAGGCGCAGGCCTGGACGCAGCCGGTGGGCTGGGAGAGACCCGCGAACCCGCCGCATGTCGACGCCGAAGTCGGCAGGCGCCCGGAGATCCGCAAGCTCGGCACGATCGACGTCAACATGGTGGAGGCGACCCCGATCGTCTTCCGCGATCGGCTCTACCGCTTCGAGTACGTGCGCAAGGACTACAGGCCGAACACGACCGGCGATTCGTATTTCCGCCTGGTCGACGTCGAGACGGGCGAGGCGTCGCCGGCCTTCGCCCAGGGGTACGACCTGGGCTGCGCCTACGCCGAGGGGGGCTCGATCTGGGCCTTCGCCGTCAACGATTGGGACGGCTCGAAAGTCGTCGCGTTCAAGTCGGACGACCTCAAGACCTGGGAAGTGCACCCCGCGCTGGACTTGCCGGGTTGGGGCCTGTTCAACACGTCGGTCTGCAAGGCGGGCGACCGCTACGTCATGGCGATCGAGGTCGGCAAGCCCCCCGAGGTCGTCGGCGTCCCGTTCACGACCCGCTTCGCCGAGTCGGCCGATCTGAAGACCTGGGCGCTGCTCCCCGAGGACCGGGTCTACACCAGGGAGCGTTACGTCGCCTGCCCGTCCATCCGCCACCTCGACGGCGACTTCTACATGACCTACCTGGAGACGCTCCCGGGGCCCCGCTACGAGACTTACATCGTCCGGTCGAAGGACCTGATCCACTGGCAGCCGAGCCGTTTCAACCCCATCCTCGCCGCGTCCCCCCAAGACAAGGCGATCGCGAACCCCAGGCTCGACGACGAGCAACGGACGAAGATCGCCGGGGCCGTGGACCGCAACAATTCGGACATGGACTTCTGCGAGTTCCACGGCCGGACGATCATCAATTACAGTTGGGGCAACCAGCAGGGGACCGAATTCCTCGCCGAAGCGGTCCACGACGGATCGCTCGCGAGCTTCCTCAAGGCGTTCTTCCCCTGATCGACCGACGCCTTGCCACTCGCCGAGCCCGAGGGAGTCAGGCCTTGCGCTCGAAGATCGGGTCGCTGCCCTTGGCGATGGCCGCGACGATCTCCCGCTCGGCGTCGTTGAGCGGGGTAAGCGCCCCCGCCTGGGCCAGCTCGACGGCCATCTTGAAGAGTTCCCAGTGCCCGGGAGGGATCATGGCGTGGGCCGGGAGCGCGCTCGTGAACCTCAGCCCGAGCGAGACTTGATCGATCTGGTCGAATGGCTCATACCAGGCCTTGCCCCACCTCCGGCCTTCCGGCTTGACCGTCCACTTCTGGTGGGCCATCGCCTTGAGGGCGAGGATGCCCTTCCCACCCTCGAGCGCCCGCTTGTGGACCGAGTGGCCGAAGCCTTCCTTGATCCAGGTCGGGAAGCCCAGGGGAAAGAGGATCGAGTCGAAGTCGTGCCGGTCCATCGCCGCGTGGGCGGCCTCCTCGCTGTGGGCCGAGAATCCGAGATAGCGGACCTTGCCCTGCTCCCTCGCCTTCAGGAAGACCTCCATCGCCCCTCCCGGGCCGAAGGCCCGCTCGACCTCCTCCAGCGTCGTGATGGCGTGAAGCTGATAAAGGTCGAGATGGTCGGTCTGCAAGAGCCTCAACGACTCGTCCAGTTCGCGCTGGGCCCCCACGGAGTCGCGCTGATTCGTCTTGCACGCGAGGAAGCAGCCCTGCCGATGCGGCCTGAGCGCAGGCCCCAGACGCTCCTGGGCGTTGCCGTAGCTGGGCGCCACGTCGAAGTAATTGACGCCCCGGTCCACCGCCTCGGAGACGTAGCCCGCAGCCTGCTCGGGCGTCACGTCCTTGACCACGATCCCGCCGAAGCCGATCACCGAAATCGGGTCTCGCGCCCGCCCGTACGGCCGCTTCGGCACCGCCCGCGTCGGCGCCTCGCCAGCCTGCACGGCTGCCCTCGCTCTCAAGTAGCCGGGATCCAACAGCGAGAGCAGCCCAGCGGCGGAGAAACCTTTGAGAAGGTCTCGACGTTCCATGACGCGCGTCCTTTTTGGGTATGATGCTGTTCTCGATCCATGATAACCGCCCGGACGGCGCGGAACAGTCGTTCGCCTCCGCCCCGCCCGGTCCAGGTCGGAGGTCGCCCATCAAGGGGCCGCATGCTCGCACCGACTCCGCGATGCGACGGCGGCCTTCCGTCTGCCTGACAGGACGACGGCAGTCCTGGTCCTCTGCCAACGAATGCGCGGAGGAAAGGCTTCGCGCCGAGGGAGGGGAACCGGACGGCGCACCGGGAAGTCCAACAATTGTCAGCTTCTTCTCGGACTGAACCACCACCGGCTGGAATCCGGTGGGTTCGACAGTCGGCTGCAAGCCCGACTTCCGGTTCACGACGACTCGCCGTCCACTCGGAAGTCGCCGTCTCCTTTATCCAGATCCTGCGACCGGATGTCCTCGATGATCGCCTCGTCCGTAACGACCCCCGAGCTGGCCACGAAGAAACCCCGCGCCCAAAGGTGGCGGCCCCAGCACTGCCTGTTCAGGCGGCTGTACTCCTGCATCAGCTTTCGAGACGTCTTCCCCTTCACAGCACTTTCCGCGATTTTGTGTACTTGCGAGGAAGTGGACAGGTCGCCTATGAGTCTATCTCGACGATGCGACCTTCCTGTCCGGTGACCGCAGTGATGTTCGCCAGCACCTCGGCGACGACGGCATCGGCGACATTCGCGGGCACCTCACCCTCGAAGGTGACCTGGATGCCCGGGTCTTCGTAGGAGAAGCTGACTTCGACCCCGCCGACTTCGATGCGATAGTCGCCCCAGCCCTCGACGCGGCGACTTGGAATCGAAGATGGCCGTAGCTTGGCATCGTATTGATCGGGACCGAGGTCGAACCATTCCTCGTCGGTGCGGCGGATGAGGTACTCCACGGGAGGCTCCCGGTGGGCTCTGAGTAGACGGGGGCCGGCCCGACCGGGACGATGGCGGTCACCACACCAGCCTGACACCCCGAGCGGAGCGGGCCCCCGATGACATCCTCGCATCCGACGCCCGCCCCGTTCCAGTGGTCCTCCGGGCTCGCCACCCCCCCTCGACCGCCGGTCCGCCCCGAGGCTTGCCCTGCTGTACCTCGGTGCCGTCCTGACGCGGGGACGCCGGACCGTCACGACCTGGCTCAGGGCGGCCAAGCTCGGCGGCCGGTATCAGTCCTGCTATATTGCCGTCGCCGCCGCCGGCGAGAGGCCCGACCGGATCGCCCGACGCCTGCTGAACGAGGCGGTTCGGCCGCTCCTGGCCGGGGCCGCGCGACTGACGCTGGCCCTGGACGACACGCCGACGAAGCGGCACGGGCCGCACGTCCAGGGGGCCGGCGTGCATCACAACCCGACCCCCGGCCCGGCCGGCTCGCCCAACGTCTACGGCCGCGTCTTCGTCGTCCTCGGGCTGCTCGTCACCCACAGGGCCTGGGGCACGACCGCCCTGCCGCTGCTGTCTCGCCTCTTCGTCCGCAAGAAGGACCTGCCGGCCATCGACCCGAAACACCGGCCGACGTCCCGGACCAAGCTGGAACTGGCCGTCGAGCTGCTCAGATGGGCCAAGCCGTGGCTGGACCTGCTGAAGCTGCCGATCTGGGTCGTCGCCGACGGCGCCTCTGCCAAGAAGGAAGTCCTCAAGCCGGCCAAGGCGATGGGGATGATCGTCGTCAGCCGGCTCCGCAAGGACGCTGCGCTGCGGAGCCTGCCCGGACCGAGGCCGCAGGGGCGGCGCGGCCCAGCCCCGACCTACGGCGCGGACGTGATCGATCTGGCCAAGCGCGGCGGCCAGCGGCGTGGCTGGTCCTCCGACACCTTCGAGTTGTACGGGGAGAAGGCGGTCAAGCGGTACGAGACGTTCCA
The DNA window shown above is from Paludisphaera mucosa and carries:
- a CDS encoding SDR family oxidoreductase codes for the protein MASEGKVAFITGANKGIGLETARGLGELGFTVVLGSRDEANGRAAAEKLRSEGIKKVEPVRFDVTRPEDHREIARFLADRYVKLDVLVNNAGIMLDDADFGAPGGVNTTTTVKPEILRKVFETNFFSVVALTQELLPLIRKSPAGRIVNLSSVLASLTLHADPKSPIYNMKGFAYDASKTALNAFTVHLAQALIETPIKVNSAHPGWVKTDMGGEAAPMELSEGGKTSVQLATLPDDGPTGGFFHLGETLPW
- a CDS encoding MarR family winged helix-turn-helix transcriptional regulator, whose amino-acid sequence is MTRLYDSEFRGSGMRVTQFTLLSLLERSGEIGQGDLGELASLDGTTLTRSLRPLERSGWVAVQAGADRRQRRVAITQAGKAKLDQVRPAWRKVQERLHKSLPDGTWDSLFAALPEVTQAAR
- a CDS encoding aldo/keto reductase, translated to MERRDLLKGFSAAGLLSLLDPGYLRARAAVQAGEAPTRAVPKRPYGRARDPISVIGFGGIVVKDVTPEQAAGYVSEAVDRGVNYFDVAPSYGNAQERLGPALRPHRQGCFLACKTNQRDSVGAQRELDESLRLLQTDHLDLYQLHAITTLEEVERAFGPGGAMEVFLKAREQGKVRYLGFSAHSEEAAHAAMDRHDFDSILFPLGFPTWIKEGFGHSVHKRALEGGKGILALKAMAHQKWTVKPEGRRWGKAWYEPFDQIDQVSLGLRFTSALPAHAMIPPGHWELFKMAVELAQAGALTPLNDAEREIVAAIAKGSDPIFERKA
- a CDS encoding transposase; translated protein: MGDLSTSSQVHKIAESAVKGKTSRKLMQEYSRLNRQCWGRHLWARGFFVASSGVVTDEAIIEDIRSQDLDKGDGDFRVDGESS
- a CDS encoding IS701 family transposase, with translation MTRGRRTVTTWLRAAKLGGRYQSCYIAVAAAGERPDRIARRLLNEAVRPLLAGAARLTLALDDTPTKRHGPHVQGAGVHHNPTPGPAGSPNVYGRVFVVLGLLVTHRAWGTTALPLLSRLFVRKKDLPAIDPKHRPTSRTKLELAVELLRWAKPWLDLLKLPIWVVADGASAKKEVLKPAKAMGMIVVSRLRKDAALRSLPGPRPQGRRGPAPTYGADVIDLAKRGGQRRGWSSDTFELYGEKAVKRYETFQATWRPAGRRGDPGGTGGRADRLAGVLLQRHLGERGRHPGDGGRPLQPGDHLSRMQAGRGCRSAAGQVHLGEHWGVSHLPMDVHADRGVGLGPGGRGVGGPLELAVGQLVMPSEPRGQAAGMASRNAGRGDPCGSTPWGHQEGIQAAAVRLLSLAE